From Paracoccus aminovorans, one genomic window encodes:
- a CDS encoding helix-turn-helix transcriptional regulator, with translation MIPPPSSRNCAASPRPRKARQGLSASAVDLARIRKECEARRTWKTMRYSRQEDLLKLALMMQGSAEGISIADIERAFDVSRRTAERMRDAVLRAYPQLEERPGPQGQKYWRFPPGTLGKMEEPTLDELGAGHRAVAIARREGDLATAETLELLLAKVQAMFRADRRRRVAADLEAQLLADGVAFRPGPRERIAPEILSSLREAILAGAMISADHRARASGKLSRDTRLGPIAMLFGEGRQYLLAWSEYQDDLRLFALAGFERIALEDDIYERPEGFDLQDWLAESFGIWREEPQDVEWRFLPEVADEAATYVFHPKQETERLPNGSLVVRFRAGGRQEMEWYVARWGENVEVVSKGNLNDM, from the coding sequence ATGATCCCGCCACCATCCTCGCGGAATTGCGCCGCGAGTCCGAGGCCAAGGAAGGCAAGACAAGGGCTATCGGCTTCGGCCGTTGACCTTGCGCGCATCCGCAAGGAATGTGAGGCGCGGAGAACATGGAAAACAATGCGCTATTCACGTCAGGAAGATCTGCTGAAGCTGGCCCTGATGATGCAGGGATCGGCGGAAGGGATTTCCATCGCCGACATCGAGCGCGCCTTCGACGTTTCCCGGCGCACGGCCGAGCGGATGCGCGATGCCGTGCTGCGCGCCTATCCGCAACTGGAGGAGCGCCCCGGTCCGCAGGGTCAGAAATATTGGCGCTTCCCGCCCGGCACATTGGGCAAGATGGAGGAGCCGACGCTCGACGAACTCGGCGCCGGTCACCGTGCCGTGGCAATTGCCCGGCGCGAGGGCGATCTTGCCACGGCCGAAACCCTGGAACTCCTGCTGGCCAAGGTACAGGCAATGTTTCGTGCTGACCGCCGCCGTCGCGTGGCCGCCGATCTGGAGGCGCAGCTTCTGGCCGATGGCGTGGCCTTCCGCCCCGGCCCGCGCGAACGCATCGCGCCGGAAATCCTGTCCAGCCTGCGCGAGGCAATTCTTGCCGGGGCGATGATCTCGGCCGACCACCGCGCCCGTGCTTCGGGCAAGCTGTCGCGCGACACCCGGCTTGGCCCGATCGCCATGCTGTTCGGTGAGGGTCGGCAATACCTGCTGGCTTGGAGCGAATACCAAGACGACCTGCGCCTGTTTGCCTTGGCCGGGTTTGAGCGCATCGCGTTGGAGGATGACATCTATGAGCGCCCCGAGGGCTTCGACCTGCAGGACTGGCTGGCCGAAAGCTTCGGCATCTGGCGCGAAGAGCCGCAGGACGTGGAATGGCGCTTTCTGCCCGAAGTCGCGGACGAGGCGGCGACCTATGTCTTTCATCCGAAGCAGGAAACGGAGCGGCTGCCCAACGGCTCGCTGGTGGTGCGGTTCCGGGCTGGCGGGCGGCAGGAAATGGAATGGTATGTGGCCAGATGGGGGGAGAATGTGGAAGTCGTATCAAAAGGAAACCTGAATGATATGTGA